Proteins from a genomic interval of Pithys albifrons albifrons isolate INPA30051 chromosome 15, PitAlb_v1, whole genome shotgun sequence:
- the EIF4E1B gene encoding eukaryotic translation initiation factor 4E type 1B isoform X2, with translation MLSRMATGEQQRQEERHRRRARQQELLPAEVPGKHPLQNRWALWFFKNDKSKMWQANLRLITKFSTVEDFWALYNHIQLASKLASGCDYSLFKDGIEPMWEDSQNKRGGRWLITLAKQQRHTELDHFWLETLLCLIGEMFDEYSDEVCGAVINIRSKGDKIAIWTREAENQEGVTHIGRVYKEHLGLSQKVAIGYQAHADTATKSSSLTKTKFVV, from the exons ATGCTGAGCAGGATGGCTACAGGGGAGCAG CAGAGGCAAGAGGAGCGGCACCGGCGCAGGGCTCGGCAGcaagagctgctcccagcagaggtCCCAGGCAAGCACCCTCTGCAGAACAG ATGGGCATTGTGGTTTTTCAAGAATGACAAGAGTAAGATGTGGCAGGCAAACCTGCGCCTCATCACCAAATTCAGCACTGTGGAGGACTTCTGGGC GCTGTACAACCACATCCAGCTCGCCAGCAAGCTCGCCTCTGGCTGTGACTATTCCCTCTTCAAG GACGGCATTGAGCCCATGTGGGAGGACAGCCAGAACAAGCGTGGTGGGCGCTGGCTCATCACCCTGGCCAAGCAGCAGCGGCACACGGAGCTGGACCATTTCTGGCTGGAGACG ctgctgtgcctcaTTGGGGAGATGTTTGACGAGTACAGTGACGAGGTGTGCGGAGCCGTCATCAACATCCGTTCCAAAGGGGACAAGATTGCCATCTGGACCCGGGAAGCGGAAAACCAAGAAGGGGTCACCCACATCGG GCGTGTCTACAAGGAGCACCTGGGCCTGTCACAGAAGGTGGCCATTGGGTACCAGGCCCATGCGGACACAGCCACCAAGAGCAGCTCCCTTACCAAGACCAAGTTTGTGGTGTGA
- the EIF4E1B gene encoding eukaryotic translation initiation factor 4E type 1B isoform X1, translating into MLSRMATGEQQRQEERHRRRARQQELLPAEVPGKHPLQNRWALWFFKNDKSKMWQANLRLITKFSTVEDFWALYNHIQLASKLASGCDYSLFKDGIEPMWEDSQNKRGGRWLITLAKQQRHTELDHFWLETVSAALLRLAWRFWLWCYPCPRAEPQQDCPGLPFSWQLLCLIGEMFDEYSDEVCGAVINIRSKGDKIAIWTREAENQEGVTHIGRVYKEHLGLSQKVAIGYQAHADTATKSSSLTKTKFVV; encoded by the exons ATGCTGAGCAGGATGGCTACAGGGGAGCAG CAGAGGCAAGAGGAGCGGCACCGGCGCAGGGCTCGGCAGcaagagctgctcccagcagaggtCCCAGGCAAGCACCCTCTGCAGAACAG ATGGGCATTGTGGTTTTTCAAGAATGACAAGAGTAAGATGTGGCAGGCAAACCTGCGCCTCATCACCAAATTCAGCACTGTGGAGGACTTCTGGGC GCTGTACAACCACATCCAGCTCGCCAGCAAGCTCGCCTCTGGCTGTGACTATTCCCTCTTCAAG GACGGCATTGAGCCCATGTGGGAGGACAGCCAGAACAAGCGTGGTGGGCGCTGGCTCATCACCCTGGCCAAGCAGCAGCGGCACACGGAGCTGGACCATTTCTGGCTGGAGACGGTGAGTGCAGCCCTGCTCAGGCTGGCCTGGAGGTTCTGGCTGTGGTGCtacccctgccccagggctgagccccagcaggacTGTCCTGGGCTccccttctcctggcagctgctgtgcctcaTTGGGGAGATGTTTGACGAGTACAGTGACGAGGTGTGCGGAGCCGTCATCAACATCCGTTCCAAAGGGGACAAGATTGCCATCTGGACCCGGGAAGCGGAAAACCAAGAAGGGGTCACCCACATCGG GCGTGTCTACAAGGAGCACCTGGGCCTGTCACAGAAGGTGGCCATTGGGTACCAGGCCCATGCGGACACAGCCACCAAGAGCAGCTCCCTTACCAAGACCAAGTTTGTGGTGTGA
- the SNCB gene encoding beta-synuclein, translated as MEVFMKGLSKAKEGVVAAAEKTKQGVAEAAEKTKEGVLYVGSKTQGVVQGVTSVAEKAKEQASQLGEAAFSGAGNIAAATGLVKKEEFPADLKAEEVAQEAVEEPLVEPLLEPEGENYEEPPQEEYQEYEPEA; from the exons ATGGAGGTGTTCATGAAGGGCTTGTCCAAGGCCAAGGAGGGGGTGGTCGCCGCCGCCGAGAAGACCAAGCAAGGGGTGGCCGAGGCCGCCGAGAAGACCAAGGAAGGGGTCCTCTATGTCG GGAGTAAAACCCAAGGTGTGGTGCAAGGTGTAACTTCAG TGGCTGAGAAAGCAAAGGAGCAAGCATCCCAGCTGGGCGAAGCGGCGTTCTCTGGCGCTGGCAACATCGCAGCGGCCACCGGGCTGGTGAAGAAAGAGGAGTTCCCTGCGGACCTGAAG GCAGAGGAAGTGGCCCAGGAGGCTGTGGAGGAGCCGCTGGTTGAGCCGCTGCTGGAGCCAGAGGGGGAGAACTACGAGGAGCCCCCGCAG GAGGAATACCAGGAATACGAGCCAGAGGCATAA